One Vanacampus margaritifer isolate UIUO_Vmar chromosome 20, RoL_Vmar_1.0, whole genome shotgun sequence DNA window includes the following coding sequences:
- the dap gene encoding death-associated protein 1 homolog yields MSSPPKEKLDTRGGHPPAVKAGGMRIVQKHQPTATPEPPPKDDDEEEYVSSSPPKVPVIVSGVVTKGDKDFTPAAAQVAHQKPQPGIPKLPPSQHINQHIHQPRK; encoded by the exons ATGTCGTCTCCACCGAAAGAAAAGCTCGACACCAGAGGTGGACACCCTCCTGCAG TAAAGGCCGGAGGTATGAGGATAGTGCAGAAGCACCAACCGACTGCTACTCCGGAACCTCCACCAAAAGATGACGATGAGGAGGAGTATGTGAGCAGTAG TCCACCCAAGGTCCCAGTGATTGTATCTGGAGTGGTTACCAAG GGCGATAAGGACTTCACCCCGGCTGCTGCCCAGGTGGCGCACCAGAAGCCCCAGCCTGGCATCCCCAAGCTGCCCCCCTCTCAGCACATCAACCAGCACATCCATCAGCCCCGCAAGTGA